One Mobula hypostoma chromosome 5, sMobHyp1.1, whole genome shotgun sequence DNA segment encodes these proteins:
- the LOC134346604 gene encoding zinc-binding protein A33-like — protein sequence MASKRQVESLTEEVICPICLDFFTEPVTLECGHNYCRSCITQCWERQQRNSCPECREEIADRTLKINRALANLSEKARKLNLNPKEKQSKFYCEEHEEELKLFCETDKTLICVICVTAREHKSHNFIPVKEAVQVYKDRVKSSFDSLTKSKADFEEMEQQQKEKISGVRKQSHILQSHVTSQFAELHQILTEKEQRILRDLREEEERILNPMEKNLREIQKNLNSIQEEISRLQEQMDQKENVIFLKEETRRKRRISDDTQQFSVTDGVLPVEKFDYLYLLNSALRETLDDINRVSVTLDVETANPWLEVSEDRKSVRRTETRRNLPDTGKRFTDRACVLGSEGFTSGRHYWEVEVTGNRWWDLGVAAESVKRKGSVTPSPETGFWIIGRFNDEMWVLTSPDSRLPAGPIPGRVGVYLSYQSGTVSFYNAETKSHLHTFTGNKFTEKLYPSFAIGYENEWLRICSGSAPGL from the exons ATGGCTTCGAAACGACAGGTCGAGAGTTTAACCGAGGAGGTAATTTGTCCCATCTGCCTGGATTTCTTCACCGAACCTGTCACTCTGGAATGTGGACACAACTACTGTCGCTCCTGTATCACACAGTGTTGGGAAAGGCAGCAgagaaactcctgcccggaatgTAGAGAGGAGATTGCAGACCGCACCCTAAAGATCAATCGGGCCTTAGCAAATCTGTCTGAGAAAGCTCGAAAACTAAACCTGAATCCGAAAGAGaagcaaagtaaattttactgCGAGGAACATGAGGAAGAACTGAAGCTGTTTTGTGAGACGGACAAGACACTGATCTGCGTGATCTGTGTGACTGCGCGGGAACACAAGTCCCACAACTTCATACCGGTTAAAGAAGCTGTTCAAGTCTACAAG GATCGGGTTAAATCTTCCTTCGACTCTCTGACAAAAAGCAAAGCAGACTTTGAGGAAATGGAGCAGCAACAGAAGGAGAAGATTTCCGGAGTTCGG AAACAGTCACACATCCTTCAGTCCCACGTCACATCACAGTTTGCTGAACTGCACCAGATTCTCACCGAGAAAGAGCAGCGCATACTCAGAGATCtcagggaagaagaggagaggatcCTAAATCCAATGGAGAAAAATCTTCGAGAGATTCAAAAGAATTTAAATTCTATTCAGGAGGAGATCTCAAGGTTACAGGAACAGATGGATCAAAAAGAGAATGTGATATTTCTCAAG gaggAAACTCGTCGAAAGAGGAG AATTAGTGATGACACCCAGCAATTCTCAGTGACAGATGGTGTCCTTCCAGTTGAAAAATTCGATTACCTCTATTTGTTGAACTCAGCGTTGAGAGAAACACTTGATGACATTAATCGAG tctctgtcaccctgGATGTGGAAACGGCGAATCCGTGGCTCGAGGTGTCTGAGGATCGGAAGAGTGTGAGACGGACCGAGACCCGGAGGAATCTCCCTGACACCGGGAAGAGGTTCACAGACCGGGCTTGTGTGCTGGGATCGGAGGGATTCACAtcggggagacattactgggaggtggaggtgacgGGGAATCGGTGGTGGGATCTGGGAGTCGCCGCAGAGTCTGTGAAGAGGAAGGGATCGGTCACACCGAGTCCGGAGACCGGATTCTGGATCATCGGGCGGTTTAATGACGAGATGTGGGTTCTCACCTCCCCTGACTCCCGTCTCCCTGCCGGTCCCATCCCCGGGAGGGTGGGAGTTTATCTCAGTTACCAGTCCGGGACAGTTTCATTTTACAACGCGGAGACCAAGTCCCATCTCCACACCTTCACTGGGAATAAATTCACGGAGAAACTTTATCCTTCATTCGCGATTGGATATGAAAACGAGTGGCTGAGAATCTGCTCCGGTTCCGCTCCGGGTCTGTAA